The Streptomyces kanamyceticus genome window below encodes:
- a CDS encoding vitamin K epoxide reductase family protein yields MPQSTYVRAGRGLSLLMLLAGALGTVASTELARDRIASLADPAFSPGCNINTVLSCGDVMAAWQSDVLGVPNTLLGIAGFAALAAFGLALLSGARFPRWLWLLLQTGVTAAFGFVVWLITQCLYVIGALCPWCMLVWAVVLPLFWYVTVHCLRSGVLPAPRRLTGTLTRHAWLGPVLMYGVLAALILTRFGTRLW; encoded by the coding sequence ATGCCCCAGTCCACGTACGTCCGCGCAGGCCGCGGGCTCAGCCTGCTCATGCTGCTCGCCGGAGCGCTCGGCACGGTCGCCTCCACCGAGCTGGCCCGCGACCGCATCGCGTCGCTCGCCGACCCGGCGTTCTCCCCCGGCTGCAACATCAACACGGTCCTCAGCTGCGGTGACGTGATGGCGGCCTGGCAGAGCGACGTCCTGGGCGTCCCGAACACGCTGCTCGGCATCGCCGGTTTCGCCGCCCTCGCCGCGTTCGGGCTCGCCCTGCTGTCCGGCGCCCGCTTCCCCCGGTGGCTGTGGCTGCTCCTCCAGACCGGTGTGACGGCGGCGTTCGGCTTCGTGGTCTGGCTGATCACCCAGTGCCTGTACGTCATCGGGGCGCTGTGCCCCTGGTGCATGCTGGTCTGGGCGGTCGTCCTGCCCCTGTTCTGGTACGTGACCGTGCACTGCCTGCGCTCGGGCGTACTGCCCGCGCCCCGGCGCCTCACCGGGACGCTGACCCGGCATGCGTGGCTCGGCCCGGTCCTGATGTACGGCGTCCTCGCCGCACTGATCCTGACCCGCTTCGGTACGCGTCTGTGGTGA
- a CDS encoding DUF302 domain-containing protein: MNEPMPSETASGLVTLPAPGTVDAVVDRLRTAATEAGHHVLSVIDHQANAEKVDMTLRPTRLVLIGRPAVGTRLMQDRRTTGIDLPSKVLVWQDEHGETQMTYSTGAWLANRHGLKTSGRENAAKLDAAVREFVAQARRP, from the coding sequence GTGAACGAACCAATGCCCAGCGAGACGGCCTCGGGGCTCGTCACGCTTCCCGCGCCCGGCACCGTCGACGCCGTGGTGGACCGGCTGCGCACCGCCGCGACCGAGGCGGGACACCACGTGCTCTCCGTCATCGACCACCAGGCCAACGCGGAGAAGGTGGACATGACGCTCCGCCCCACCCGCCTGGTCCTGATCGGCAGACCGGCGGTCGGCACCCGGCTCATGCAGGACCGGCGGACCACCGGGATCGACCTGCCGTCGAAGGTGCTCGTCTGGCAGGACGAACACGGCGAGACCCAAATGACGTACTCCACCGGCGCCTGGCTGGCCAACCGGCACGGCCTCAAGACGAGCGGCCGCGAGAACGCCGCGAAACTCGACGCCGCCGTACGGGAGTTCGTGGCGCAGGCGAGGCGGCCGTAG